A portion of the Candida dubliniensis CD36 chromosome R, complete sequence genome contains these proteins:
- a CDS encoding mRNA export factor, putative (Similar to S. cerevisiae MEX67) — protein MSYRGRGGGYNNNYTRGQFSSGPHQHQQNVDSFVAANQYPIEIMGWNGASSGECISFISRKCKVIVSNYSVDSNSGVLKGYVKNESQANTLLNWSGVKFAGQSLRFSKGVSNISNQMGGGASSGSQSTIETISQFLKARYQPEIKMLNLNNVKQDPTLTAQGFFGSLSVSSKFFPALMKVASDLKLDVDSIDLSNNELQDLQTLTSMAQTFPKLQNLSLQNNNFTKIKVFETWRHKLNFLRELILFNNPIVQTNDPAEIQNIKLELMKSFPRLVVLNGEILRNEQVLITNLSFPFEPQDTMFFQDEDSRNLATNFIANYLKLWDSNRSELMILYQNESQFSMQVDSSHPHLIESGNSGYSGSTDFGYYLNNSRNLTRVSSVKARMAKLSVGQEQIYKSFQQLPKTRHDIIATPELFSMEVYKFPTLNGIMITLHGSFDEVAQPEIDGSSNSTAPSGPRGGSRYHSGPKHKRIPLSKKSFDRTFVVIPGPNGSMIVASDTLLIRPYTSDFPWKVQKLLSNPTVASATPGVSATSTPSPLPPTTIATPQIAPPGTGPTTADLPADIKARLNQIQQELLVKILLETKLNINYGIMLCEQSNWDYQQASVNFKNSAASLPSDAFIQ, from the coding sequence ATGAGTTATagaggaagaggaggagGTTACAATAATAACTACACCAGAGGTCAATTCTCCTCAGGTCcacaccaacaccaacaaaatGTCGATTCATTCGTGGCAGCAAACCAATACccaattgaaataatgGGATGGAATGGCGCGAGCCTGGGTGAGTGCATAAGTTTCATATCTAGAAAATGTAAGGTCATTGTATCAAACTATTCCGTTGACTCGAACAGTGGTGTTTTGAAAGGATATGTAAAGAATGAATCGCAAGCTAAtacattattgaattggtCAGGAGTGAAGTTTGCTGGACAGTCTTTGAGATTTTCTAAAGGTGTATCGAATATATCCAATCAGATGGGAGGTGGAGCATCCTCAGGTTCACAATCTACTATAGAAACAATTTCCCAGTTTTTGAAAGCTAGATACCAACCAGAAATTAAGATGTTAAATCTAAACAACGTGAAACAGGATCCAACTTTGACTGCTCAAGGTTTTTTTGGATCCCTTTCTGTTAGTTCTAAATTTTTCCCAGCATTGATGAAAGTGGCCAGCgatttgaaattagatGTTGACAGCATTGATTTATCCAACAACGAACTTCAGGATCTACAAACCTTAACATCAATGGCACAGACATTCCCTAAATTACAAAACCTTTCCTTGCAGAATAACAATTTTACCAAGATTAAAGTCTTCGAAACATGGAGACACAAATTAAATTTCTTGAGGGAATTGATCTTATTTAACAACCCTATTGTGCAAACAAATGACCCAGCAGAAATTCAGAACATCAAGTTAGAATTGATGAAAAGTTTTCCGAGATTGGTGGTATTGAATGGTGAAATATTAAGAAATGAACAAGTTTTGATTACCAATCTTTCATTTCCCTTCGAGCCTCAAGATACAATGTTTTTCCAAGATGAAGATTCAAGAAATTTAGCTACAAACTTTATTGCTAACTATTTAAAGTTATGGGATTCAAATCGTTCagaattgatgattttataTCAAAATGAGTCGCAATTTTCCATGCAAGTGGATTCATCACACCCACATCTCATTGAAAGTGGCAATTCCGGTTACTCTGGAAGCACGGACTTTGGTTACTATTTAAACAACTCAAGAAATTTAACAAGGGTCTCGTCAGTTAAGGCAAGAATGGCCAAGCTATCTGTTGGACAAGAACAGATTTATAAGAGCTTTCAACAGTTACCAAAAACTCGTCATGATATAATAGCAACACCAGAACTATTTAGCATGGAAGTATACAAATTCCCCACCTTAAACGGTATTATGATAACCTTACATGGAAGCTTTGATGAAGTTGCACAACCTGAGATTGATGGAAGCAGCAACTCAACTGCTCCCTCAGGCCCAAGGGGAGGCTCAAGGTATCATTCAGGGCCAAAGCACAAGCGAATCCCACTTTCCAAGAAGAGTTTTGATAGAACATTTGTTGTGATACCTGGACCAAATGGAAGCATGATAGTGGCCAGTGATACGTTATTAATAAGGCCTTACACCAGTGATTTCCCATGGAAAGTACAAAAATTGCTTTCCAACCCAACTGTTGCTTCTGCTACACCAGGTGTTTCAGCTACCTCAACACCatcaccactaccaccaacaacaattgcAACTCCCCAAATTGCACCACCTGGTACAGGACCAACCACAGCAGATTTGCCAGCAGATATAAAGGCTcgattaaatcaaatacaaCAGGAGTTGTTGGTGAAGATATTGCtagaaacaaaattaaacatTAACTACGGAATAATGTTATGTGAACAAAGTAACTGGGATTATCAACAAGCATCagttaattttaaaaactCTGCTGCTTCTTTGCCTAGTGATGCATTTATACAATAG
- a CDS encoding DNA damage response protein, putative (Similar to S. cerevisiae DAP1), producing MLTTILIILVILYFARNIYNEFINNPSNPLDASTEKESTVVEGKFTPKSLTKYNGKDSPKIFIAVKNRVFDVTQGGAFYGPGGPYENFAGRDASRGLAKNSFDPDVLTDINEPIDKLTDLTAVEKESLDGWEEHFENRYKVVGTFHENGTVEEKS from the coding sequence ATGCTTACTACAATCCTTATTATACTCGTTATTTTGTACTTTGCCAGAAATATTTACAATGAGTTCATTAATAACCCAAGCAATCCACTAGATGCATCCACAGAAAAAGAGTCAACTGTAGTAGAAGGCAAATTCACCCCTAAATCACTTACAAAATATAATGGTAAAGATTCACCCAAAATCTTCATTGCTGTTAAAAATAGAGTCTTTGATGTAACTCAAGGTGGAGCATTTTATGGACCAGGTGGGCCATACGAGAATTTTGCTGGGAGAGATGCAAGTAGGGGATTAGCTAAAAATTCATTCGATCCGGATGTGTTAACAGACATTAACGAACCAATTGACAAGTTGACAGATTTAACTGCTGTAGAAAAAGAGTCCTTGGATGGTTGGGAAGAACATTTTGAAAACAGGTACAAGGTTGTTGGTACTTTCCATGAGAATGGTACAGTTGAAGAGAAATCgtaa
- a CDS encoding N-terminal acetyltransferase complex subunit, putative (Similar to S. cerevisiae NAT5), whose product MARDIIALDDLTPNNLGVLKKINEVTLPIKYPELWYKQILESSNSIVQLAYYSELPVGAIKARTFHNNHNLKFNDFVNNKSSQVLSKTPNTVYIESFAVLEAYRRLGIGKKLLNYLIEETKKRFIHEIIIHVSVANDEAIAWYKKQGFSQGELVADYYKDQGLQSPDAYIFTMTV is encoded by the coding sequence ATGGCCAGAGATATTATAGCGTTGGACGATCTTACTCCAAACAATCTTGGAGTGCTTAAGAAGATTAATGAGGTCACCTTGCCTATAAAATATCCTGAATTGTGGTACAAGCAAATATTAGAGTCTTCGAActcaattgttcaattagCATATTACTCTGAGTTGCCTGTGGGAGCAATAAAAGCCAGAACATTTCACAACAATCacaatttgaaattcaatgattttgtGAATAATAAACTGCTGCAAGTATTATCAAAGACCCCTAATACTGTATACATTGAGAGTTTCGCTGTCTTGGAGGCATACCGTCGTTTAGGGATTGggaaaaaattattgaattatttgattgaagagaccaaaaaaagatttattcatgaaattattattcatgTAAGTGTGGCTAATGATGAGGCTATTGCCTGGTATAAGAAGCAGGGGTTTCTGCAAGGTGAATTAGTTGCTGATTATTATAAAGACCAAGGTTTGCAATCGCCAGATGCTTATATTTTTACTATGACAGTATAG
- a CDS encoding protein translocation protein, putative (Similar to S. cerevisiae SEC63) — protein MASSEYNYDESGETWPFFVLALLSFILLPLTIRYISRVFSNTNPTKENQSIVGAIQENSETLKVPNLSEIKSFQSKQKSSKIFNKTLVFLIIGWCIVIYVAKYVTKEADLTVLFDPYTILDVSFTASEKEIKSHYRKLSLKYHPDKLPKDLTEEQRSQAEQAYIRLTSAYKALTDEVTRENFLKYGHPDGEQPATHGIALPQFLVDGRYSSLVVVLYFMVIGILLPYIVGKWWSNVKSHTRKGLHVDTAANFVRKFTDRDPAKVITPDVILDYVLESEEIRQEFPDFLHAELKKLVYRYLNRQFDSDSKIEKKKINLVARLPFLINGLIDIAIVFKLHETIFAAEDLKKSIIQAVKPTGRHQELLQLPYVDPEIVSKQPIRKLGKLFAISKEEAKKALGIQSDEHLECALNVAQHIPTLRIIDAEIKVPGEEDGVVHPNSQGHISIKFLVKSPKLKSCPDIEDERLKDEETLEYMKNPLIVNEQQSQLPYSYAPYFPQPTRNCWSCYVIGQKENRLLEDSTNCVLENIDLNNLDLSQEEWIKGTNVRIGTYKIQLPGAIGNVGNYYYRLVMKNNAYFGCDVDIPIDLEVTPVSIGKSLAGLKKKFDEEDESEDSESDSDISDPEEDSLAGAIAALRGSDLKKKKSSQDELEEESEDEEVFTDINTDTEDEGDN, from the coding sequence ATGGCTTCTTCAGAATACAATTATGATGAGCTGGGAGAAACATGGCCATTCTTTGTGTTGGCGTTGTTATCCTTTATTTTGTTGCCATTGACTATCAGGTACATATCTAGAGTTTTTTCAAACACCAATCCCaccaaagaaaatcaatcCATAGTTGGTGCAATTCAAGAAAACAGCGAGACATTGAAAGTGCCCAACTTGTctgaaattaaatcattcCAATCCAAGCAAAAATCTCtgaaaatattcaataaaaCATTGGTTTTCTTGATTATTGGATGGTGCATTGTTATATACGTGGCCAAATATGTTACCAAAGAAGCTGATTTAACAGTATTGTTTGATCCATACACAATTTTGGATGTTTCATTTACCGCTAgcgaaaaagaaatcaagaGTCATTATAGAAAGCTATCCTTAAAGTATCATCCAGATAAATTGCCTAAGGATTTAACTGAAGAACAGAGATCTCAGGCAGAACAAGCTTATATTAGATTGACTTCTGCTTATAAGGCATTGACCGATGAAGTTACCAGAGAAAACTTTTTGAAATACGGTCATCCTGATGGGGAACAACCAGCCACCCATGGTATTGCCTTGCCCCAATTTTTGGTTGATGGGAGATATAGCTCattagttgttgttttatattttatgGTTATAGGTATCTTGTTGCCATATATTGTTGGAAAATGGTGGAGCAATGTGAAGTCGCATACCAGAAAAGGCTTGCATGTTGATACTGCTGCCAACTTTGTCCGTAAGTTTACCGACAGAGATCCTGCAAAGGTCATCACACCCGATGTTATTTTGGATTACGTTTTGGAAAGTGAAGAAATCAGACAAGAATTCCCCGATTTTTTACACGCagaattgaagaaattagtGTACAGATATTTAAATAGACAATTTGACAGTGATTCTAAAATcgagaagaaaaaaatcaatcttGTTGCCAGATTGCCATTTTTGATTAATGGTTTGATTGACATTGCTATTGTGTTTAAACTTCACGAAACGATTTTTGCTGctgaagatttgaaaaagtcGATTATTCAAGCCGTCAAACCAACAGGAAGACACCAAGAGTTATTACAGTTACCATATGTCGACCCAGAAATAGTGTCAAAACAACCTATTCGGAAATTAGGTAAACTTTTCGCCATTTCCAAAGAAGAAGCCAAGAAAGCATTGGGAATACAAAGCGACGAACATTTGGAGTGTGCATTGAATGTAGCTCAGCACATCCCAACTCTTCGTATTATTGATGCTGAGATCAAAGTCCCTGGTGAAGAGGATGGCGTTGTTCATCCAAATTCACAAGGCCACATTTCTATTAAATTTTTGGTCAAGTCTCCTAAATTGAAATCGTGTCCtgatattgaagatgaaagaTTAAAAGATGAGGAGACATTGGAATACATGAAAAACCCATTAATTGTCAATGAACAGCAACTGCAGTTGCCATATTCGTATGCACCATATTTCCCACAACCAACTCGTAATTGCTGGAGCTGCTATGTTATTGGACAGAAAGAAAACAGATTGCTTGAAGACAGTACCAACTGTGTTTTGGAGAACATagatttaaacaatttggatttaCTGCAAGAAGAATGGATCAAAGGAACTAATGTTAGAATTGGAACCTATAAGATTCAATTACCTGGAGCAATTGGCAATGTTGGTAACTATTATTATAGATTGGTTATGAAGAACAATGCTTATTTTGGATGCGATGTCGATATACCTATTGATTTAGAAGTTACACCAGTATCGATTGGAAAGAGTCTTGCAggattgaaaaagaagtttGACGAAGAAGACGAGTCAGAAGACAGCGAATCCGATAGTGATATTTCAGATCCCGAAGAAGACAGTTTAGCAGGAGCTATAGCTGCATTGAGAGGATCCGATctcaagaaaaagaaatcctCACAAGATGAACTCGAGGAAGAAAGTGAAGATGAAGAGGTGTTCACTGATATTAATACTGATACAGAAGATGAAGGAgataattaa
- a CDS encoding 5-aminoimidazole-4-carboxamide ribonucleotide formyltransferase, putative (Similar to S. cerevisiae ADE17), with protein sequence MSEKQHTKTAILSVYDKTGLLDLAKGLVAANVRILASGGTAKLIREAGFPVEDVSSITHAPEMLGGRVKTLHPAVHGGILARNLESDEHDLTAQGIEKVDFVVCNLYPFKETISKVAVTVPEAVEEIDIGGVTLLRAAAKNHERVSILSDPQDYAHFLEELKSGEITAETRNRLALKAFEHTADYDVAISDFFRKQYAENISQLPLRYGANPHQKPAQAFVSEGELPFKVLNGSPGYINLLDALNSWPLVKELSASLNLPAAASFKHVSPAGAAVGLPLTDIEKKIYFVEDIENLSPLANAYARARGADRMSSFGDFIALSNIVDKPTAQIISKEVSDGVIAPGYSEEALELLKKKKNGKYCILQIDPNYNPETLETRQVYGITLQQKRNDAIFKGSSFKEIVSKNKDLTEQGAIDLTIATIALKYTQSNSVCYAKNGMVIGLGAGQQSRIHCTRLAGDKADNWWLRQHPKVLGFKWAKGTKRPEKSNAIDLYVTNQIPTEEPEKSEYESKFAEIPEPLTAEERKEWLSKLSNVALSSDAFFPFPDNVYRAARSGVKFIAAPSGSVMDKAVFAAADANDIVYVENPIRLFHH encoded by the coding sequence atgTCTGAGAAACAACACACCAAAACTGCAATTTTATCAGTATATGACAAAACTGGTTTATTAGACCTCGCCAAAGGATTGGTTGCTGCTAATGTGCGCATCTTGGCTTCTGGTGGTACCGCGAAATTAATCCGTGAAGCTGGATTCCCAGTTGAAGATGTCTCATCAATTACTCATGCTCCTGAGATGTTAGGTGGTAGAGTTAAAACTTTGCACCCAGCCGTTCATGGTGGTATTTTGGCCAGAAACTTGGAAAGCGACGAACATGATTTAACTGCTCAAGGCATTGAAAAAGTTgactttgttgtttgtaACTTATATCCATTTAAAGAAACCATTTCTAAGGTTGCTGTTACTGTCCCAGAAGCTGTGGAAGAAATTGACATTGGTGGAGTCACCTTGTTGAGAGCCGCTGCTAAGAACCACGAAAGAGTTTCCATTTTATCAGATCCACAAGATTATGCTCACTTCTTGGAAGAATTGAAGAGTGGGGAAATCACTGCTGAAACTAGAAACAGATTGGCATTGAAAGCTTTTGAGCATACTGCAGACTATGACGTTGCTATTTCCGATTTCTTCAGAAAGCAATATGCTGAAAACATCTCTCAATTACCTTTGAGATACGGTGCTAATCCACACCAAAAACCAGCACAAGCTTTTGTATCTGAAGGTGAATTGCCATTCAAAGTGTTGAATGGATCTCCAGGATACATCAACTTATTGGATGCTTTAAATTCATGGCCCTTGGTTAAAGAGTTATCTGCTTCTTTGAACTTGCCAGCTGCTGCCTCGTTCAAGCACGTGTCGCCTGCAGGTGCTGCTGTCGGTTTGCCTTTGACAGACATTGAAAAGaagatttattttgttgaagatattgaaaacttGTCTCCATTAGCAAACGCTTATGCTAGAGCTAGAGGTGCCGATAGAATGTCCTCCTTTGGTGATTTCATTGCTCTTTCGAACATTGTCGATAAACCAACTGCGCAAATCATTTCTAAAGAAGTCTCAGATGGTGTCATTGCTCCAGGATATTCCGAAGAAGCTTTAGAgcttttaaagaaaaagaagaacgGTAAATACTGTATTTTACAAATCGATCCAAACTATAACCCAGAAACTTTGGAAACCAGACAAGTCTACGGTATTACTTTGCAACAAAAGAGGAACGATGCTATTTTTAAAGGCTCTTCATTCAAAGAAATTGTGTCTAAAAACAAGGACTTGACTGAACAAGGTGCCATTGATTTGACCATCGCCACTATCGCTTTGAAATACACCCAATCCAACTCAGTTTGCTACGCCAAAAACGGTATGGTCATCGGATTAGGAGCCGGTCAACAATCTCGTATTCACTGTACCAGATTAGCTGGTGACAAAGCCGACAATTGGTGGTTAAGACAACATCCAAAGGTTTTGGGATTCAAATGGGCCAAAGGTACAAAGAGACCAGAAAAATCGAATGCCATTGACTTGTATGTCACCAACCAAATTCCAACTGAGGAACCAGAAAAATCAGAATACGAATCTAAATTTGCTGAAATACCAGAACCATTGACAGctgaagaaagaaaagaatggTTGAGTAAATTATCCAATGTTGCATTATCCTCTGATGCATTTTTCCCATTCCCAGATAATGTTTACCGAGCAGCTAGATCCGGGGTTAAATTTATTGCTGCACCATCTGGATCAGTTATGGACAAAGCTGTCTTTGCTGCTGCTGATGCTAATGATATTGTGTACGTGGAAAACCCAATCCGTTTGTTCCATCATTAG
- a CDS encoding 60S ribosomal protein L15 (Similar to S. cerevisiae RPL15B): MGAYKYLEELQRKKQSDVMRFLYRVRCWEYRQKNVIHRASRPSRPDKARRLGYKAKQGFVIYRIRVRRGGRKRPVPKGATYGKPTNQGVNQLKYQKSLRSTAEERVGRRASNLRVLNSYWVNQDSTYKYFEVILVDPSHKAIRRDARYNWIVNPVHKHREARGLTSAGKKSRGINKGHLFNKTKAGRRHTWKKHNTLSLWRYRS, from the coding sequence ATGGGTGCCTACAAATATTTAGAAGAATTGCAAAGAAAGAAGCAATCTGATGTTATGAGATTCTTGTATCGTGTCAGATGTTGGGAATACAGACAAAAGAATGTCATCCACAGAGCTTCCAGACCATCTAGACCAGACAAGGCTAGAAGATTAGGTTACAAAGCCAAACAAGGTTTCGTTATCTACAGAATCAGAGTTAGAAGAGGTGGTAGAAAGAGACCAGTTCCAAAGGGTGCTACTTACGGTAAGCCAACCAACCAAGGGGTTAACCAATTGAAATACCAAAAATCATTGAGATCTACTGCTGAAGAAAGAGTTGGTCGTCGTGCTTCTAACTTGAGAGTTTTGAACTCATACTGGGTTAACCAAGATTCCACCTACAAATACTTTGAAGTTATTTTAGTCGACCCATCTCACAAGGCTATCAGAAGAGATGCTAGATACAACTGGATTGTTAACCCAGTTCACAAACACAGAGAAGCCAGAGGTTTGACCTCTGCTGGTAAGAAATCCAGAGGTATCAACAAAGGTCACTTGTTCAACAAAACCAAAGCCGGTAGAAGACACACCTGGAAGAAGCACAACACCTTATCTTTATGGAGATACAGATCTTAA